The nucleotide window ACTGTAGATGGCCATGAAATTTTAACTGATGCTGTACCTAAGCATATTGAAGAGATAGAACGTTAAACTATAGGTGGGCAATAAGTACCCGAACATAATTATATTGTAGGGAGGCCAAGCGCCCACCATCCCGACGAAACCGTTACAGAGTAAAGCGAACTTTACTATTTACAAAAGTTAATATAGCAAACTTTATTTATGTCCAGATACTTAGCCCACTTATTTATCATTTTTTAAGGAAATAACCATGACTGTACAAACAGCAAAACAATTTTATACCTTTGAGGAATACATAGAACTCGAAAAAACTGCCGAATCTAGAAATGAATATTTAGATGGAGAAATTATACCTATGACTGGAGAAACGACAAATCACAACGAAATTGCAGGTAACTTTTATGCTTATTTAAAAACTGCCTTAAGACAGAAAAATTATAAAGTCTTTTTCAATGGTGTTAACCTATGGATACCTCGTTATAGACATGGGACGTATCCTGATGTTATGGTTATTGAAGGAAAACCTATCTATGAAGGAACAGGACAAAGAGTAGTAACTAATCCTTCTATTATTGTTGAGGTTTTATCTAAGTCAACTAAAAATTATGATCAAGGGGATAAGTTTCTTCATTATCGATCTATTCCTCAGTTTAAAGAATATATTTTAATTGAACAAACTCGATATTATGTTATTCAATATACAAAAACTAATGACGGAAAATGGTTATTAACGGAATACGAAGGAGAAGAAAATATATTATCCTTAGAGTCTGTTGATTTTGAAATCAGTTTTAAAGACCTTTATGAAGGGGTAGAATTTGACGAAGAAGAAGCCTAATAAGAGCATCTGGCTTTATCTGCTATAGGTTACGGACTATTATTAAACCTAAAGATAGAATCACTTTAGAGGAGTTGGGATATCTCTCATATATTTTTTTTTAATAAACAATGACAGAAAAACCATAATTCGTTAAACTGAGGAAAAACTTTCTATGATCTCAAATCCAACCTTTATGGACTTGAGACAGGAGGAATTTGGACTTGTTCAAGCATTTAACGTGGCTGTTGAATGCCACAGCTTTTATTTTTAATATTCTTCTCTTAGCTAATCCAACTCAAACCCTATTAGCTAAAAATCCTCATGATCATGAGATGGTTTTCAACTCTAAATTATATGACCCTAAAAATCCTGTCAGAGTTTCCTTAACAGGCAATCAAAATTTAAAATCACATCGAGAAAAACTCGAACCAGAGGCACTCATCCGCAAAAGAAATCACCAAACCTCTATCCAACTCGCCAATGACGTTGCCTATGGTTTAGCCATTGCCCAAGATAAAGGAGAAATCAAATATGGGACAAAAACTTATCGAAAAGTACAAACCGCTATTGCCTTACTCAGACGGGGAGCAGGATTAGAGGATGCCTCTCGTCGTTCAGGTCTTCCTCGTTCAATTCTAGATCAACTGATGCAATGGGGTCAACAGCGCCCAGGTGCTTTAGTGGAACATATTTTAGATTAATTTCAGTTGTAGGGTGCGTCAATAAAGTGTACGCACCTTAATTATGATCATTTATAGTCGAGCAAATGATTGCAGAAATTTTGCAAAATTGAACCTAAAAAATAATTTGGTTATTTGACATTTTCATTCTTTAATATTTTTTCAATTAAAGACAAATCTTTTTCTAGCTCGTCTGCTTTAAGCTAATTTCAAAAAATAATTGTGAAGTATAGAAACAGACATCAAACTCGGTAAAAAAGTTAACATGACCTAACAGTAAAGGAACATCATTAGACTGACTCCAAGCGAATACTAAAGGCACTGGTGGAAACTCACCTACTCTAGCTATCAAAATTAACCCTCGCGCTGGAAAATTGCCAAGGTTTCCTCCCAGTTGCAATAGGGTTTTTTGTTCTTCCCAAACTACTCCTAACTGTTGTCCAATATCATAAGGCAAAACATTAACATTAGCTCCCGTATCCAGCAAAGCATTTACTTCTAGG belongs to Gloeothece citriformis PCC 7424 and includes:
- a CDS encoding Uma2 family endonuclease, translated to MTVQTAKQFYTFEEYIELEKTAESRNEYLDGEIIPMTGETTNHNEIAGNFYAYLKTALRQKNYKVFFNGVNLWIPRYRHGTYPDVMVIEGKPIYEGTGQRVVTNPSIIVEVLSKSTKNYDQGDKFLHYRSIPQFKEYILIEQTRYYVIQYTKTNDGKWLLTEYEGEENILSLESVDFEISFKDLYEGVEFDEEEA